GTGGAGGTCGTGTCCGGGTCGTGTCTGAAGACGAAGAACAGGGGAGGAAAGAAACCATGAAAATCGCCGTGCTCGCGGTGGGAAAACCGAAAGACAGGCGAATCGCTTCCCTGATTGAGGAGTATCTCATCCGGATTCAGCCTCGGGGGCTGGTTTCTCTGGAATGCATTCCCGACGGGACGGGAACCTCCGAAGTTCGTGTGGAGCGGGAGGGACAGGAGATTTTGAAGCGATTCCGTCCCCGGGATCGCGTGATTCTGCTGCGGGAAGACGGAAAGGAGTCCGACAGCACTGAATTTGCGCGGATGCTGGCGCGGGAGATGGAGACGGCGCCGGGCAGGATCGTTTTGCTTATCGGCGGTCCCTGGGGGGTCTCGAAAAGCATTCAGCAGCGCGCGGACGACAGTCTTTCTCTCTCTCGCATGACCTTCACCCATGAAATGTGCCTGCTTTTCCTGGCCGAACAGCTGTATCGGGCCTTTTCGATTCTGCAGGGGGCCGGATATCATCATTAGATTTATCTGTTGAATTAAAGTTAAACAAGAAAGACCTGTTGTTTTCAGGGGCGCTCCCTCGCCCTTATTTTGTCCACTCCAATGTTTTCACGCTTGCCTCGAAAATATCGTCGAAAGCCTCCCCGCCCTCTGCGAGAACGGTGCAGGTTATGACCAAAAAGACGCCCTTTTCTTTCATGAAGACGTAAGCCGTCTGTCTCAACAGCCCCCCTTCCATGGGGTTGAGCACGACCACCCGTTGGCCGTCTATCCCGCTTTCGGTCCTGAGCGTGTCCTGCGCCACGATCTCAAGGTCCTTGATCGTCTGTTTCAAATGCAGGACGGCGTTTTTTCTGTAATCGGTCAGAGTGGCCTGCTGCCCGTTTTGCGTGTCGAGCCGAAGATTGATGTTGGGCGTAAAATTTGGTGTGGCGTTTGGAGTGACGTTTGAAATGGGATTTGCATCGTTTTCGCCTGCCATCGCAATAACTCTGAATTTTAAGGCGGGTATGTCCATGACGTTCCATCCCTGGGGCGGACAAATGGAATAGCCGTCGGTTTCTTCGACGTATCTGGCGGCCAGGTGCACTCTCGCGAAGCCTCCGAAACGTCCGTAAAAGAACAGGCCGCCGACTGAGACAAAAAGAAGAAACGTCAGGATGACGACGGCCCGGTTATGCGCGCCGCGCGCCGCGTTTTTTCTGAGCGGCTGATCCGTCGTTTTCGGCGCGGAGGTTTCATTCGGACCGTCAGCGAAAGGAGAGCTTTGCGTCGGCGGCGCTGCCCCGCAGGACGGGCACGGCTGGGACGGATTTGCTATCACGAACCCGCAGTTCGGACAACTGCGCACAGGCATAATTTCTCCCTCCTCGTTCGAATCTGCATTGTCAGACGCCCTGCGCTTCCAGATCGCTCCAAAAGCTTCGGGCGGCGGCCAGGGCTCGATCGTACATCATTCGGGCCTTCTTTTTTTTGTCTTTGATTCTTTCGGGCAGCGGCGGAAAAATGCCGAGGTTCGTGTTCATCGGCTGAAAGGGTTTTGCTTCGGAGTTTTGCAGACAGTGGAGAAGCGATCCCACGGCGGTCTGTCCGGGCCAGCGGGGGAGGGGCGCTTTCCGCTGGAGACAGGCCGCGTTTATTCCCGCAACCGCACCCATGGCGGTACTTTCCATGTAACCTTCAACGCCCGTGATCTGACCGGCGAGAAAGATCGGCGCCGTTTCTTTCCCGTTTTCTGTTTCCTGCCCGTTCACTTTCTCCGTCTTCAGTCGCAGGTGCTCGTCA
This DNA window, taken from Synergistaceae bacterium, encodes the following:
- a CDS encoding 23S rRNA (pseudouridine(1915)-N(3))-methyltransferase RlmH, which gives rise to GGRVRVVSEDEEQGRKETMKIAVLAVGKPKDRRIASLIEEYLIRIQPRGLVSLECIPDGTGTSEVRVEREGQEILKRFRPRDRVILLREDGKESDSTEFARMLAREMETAPGRIVLLIGGPWGVSKSIQQRADDSLSLSRMTFTHEMCLLFLAEQLYRAFSILQGAGYHH